The following proteins are encoded in a genomic region of Acidobacteriota bacterium:
- a CDS encoding iron-sulfur cluster assembly accessory protein produces MSAVAAPTVELTVTDPAVEEIKKFLSSEDDLPETAGLRVRVVPGGCSGFQYSLNIEEENKPGDFVMDKSGIRLFVDMFSAQYLNGITIDHTTNMMGSGFTFENPNATGGCGCGTSFSA; encoded by the coding sequence ATGTCAGCAGTTGCAGCACCGACCGTAGAATTGACCGTTACCGATCCAGCCGTTGAAGAGATCAAGAAATTTCTTTCGAGTGAAGACGATCTGCCGGAAACGGCCGGGCTTCGCGTACGTGTGGTTCCGGGCGGATGCTCGGGATTTCAGTACAGCCTTAACATTGAGGAAGAAAACAAGCCCGGCGATTTTGTGATGGACAAATCGGGTATTCGGCTGTTCGTCGATATGTTTTCGGCACAGTATCTCAACGGCATCACGATCGATCACACAACGAATATGATGGGGTCGGGCTTCACCTTCGAAAACCCGAACGCCACCGGCGGATGCGGTTGTGGAACGTCGTTCTCGGCTTAG
- a CDS encoding Mrp/NBP35 family ATP-binding protein yields MNQISESVVLESLKQIIDPDLKKDIVTLGFIHNLEITDGNVAFTIMLTTPACPVKEQMEAQAIKIVSGLEGVTSVSVKMDAEVPQGRGIANNIAIAGVKNIIAVSSGKGGVGKSTVAVNMAISLAKNGAKVGIMDADVYGPNVPMMLGSGYTQPDVVDGKLKPIEAHGVKMISMAVLVPPDKPMILRGPMLHGVVRQFLSDVNWGELDYLIVDMPPGTGDVQLSLAQLVPVQGAVLVTTPQEVSLSDVRRAVKMFEQVNVPVLGIIENMSYFIAPDTGNKYEIFGRGGGQKLCDEYGLNFLGEVPMGMEVREGGDSGVPVVVSFPESLQSIAFNKVAEEVARQISIEAMKPELTILTRAQ; encoded by the coding sequence ATGAATCAAATATCAGAATCAGTCGTCCTTGAATCGCTAAAGCAGATCATCGATCCAGATCTAAAAAAAGACATCGTCACACTCGGGTTCATTCACAACCTTGAGATCACAGACGGAAACGTCGCGTTCACCATCATGCTAACTACGCCGGCTTGCCCGGTAAAAGAGCAGATGGAAGCTCAGGCCATCAAGATCGTCAGCGGTCTCGAAGGCGTTACGAGCGTCAGCGTCAAAATGGACGCCGAAGTGCCGCAAGGACGAGGCATCGCTAATAATATAGCGATCGCCGGCGTAAAAAATATCATTGCCGTCTCAAGCGGCAAAGGCGGCGTTGGGAAATCCACTGTTGCCGTTAATATGGCGATCTCGCTCGCCAAAAATGGTGCAAAGGTCGGCATTATGGACGCCGACGTTTACGGGCCAAACGTGCCAATGATGCTCGGCAGCGGCTACACACAGCCCGATGTCGTTGATGGCAAACTAAAACCGATCGAGGCCCACGGCGTCAAAATGATCTCAATGGCAGTGCTCGTGCCGCCCGACAAACCGATGATCCTTCGCGGACCTATGCTGCACGGCGTAGTCCGGCAGTTTCTCTCGGACGTAAATTGGGGCGAGCTCGACTACCTCATAGTTGATATGCCGCCGGGAACAGGCGATGTGCAGCTTTCACTGGCTCAGCTCGTGCCTGTGCAAGGTGCAGTTTTGGTGACAACGCCGCAGGAAGTCTCGCTTTCGGACGTTCGCCGAGCAGTAAAAATGTTCGAGCAAGTCAACGTCCCGGTTCTGGGAATTATCGAAAACATGTCGTATTTTATCGCTCCCGACACCGGCAACAAATACGAAATTTTCGGCCGCGGCGGCGGGCAGAAACTGTGCGACGAATACGGACTCAATTTCCTCGGCGAGGTCCCAATGGGCATGGAGGTCCGCGAAGGCGGCGACAGCGGCGTTCCGGTCGTCGTATCCTTCCCAGAGTCGCTTCAATCAATCGCTTTCAACAAAGTCGCCGAAGAGGTCGCACGCCAGATCTCGATCGAGGCGATGAAGCCCGAACTAACAATTCTAACGCGAGCTCAATAG
- a CDS encoding NAD-dependent malic enzyme: MNHKPTPNASYSLTLRVRIHNQPGKLGEITTAIGKAGGDIEGIDIVSVGRDFLIRDITVNAASETHAQEIVSFVRDIDGVDVVNVSDRTFLMHLGGKIEVTSKMPLKTRSDLSMAYTPGVARICEAIAKDPEKAFNLTIKKNTVAVVSDGTAVLGLGDIGPAAAMPVMEGKCQLFKEFGGVDAFPICLNTKDPHEIIETIKNISVAFGGINLEDISAPRCFEIEERLKEELDIPVFHDDQHGTAVVVLAALINALKIVGKKMEDIKLVVNGIGAAGVACSKIVMAAGVKNIIGCDTTGAIYPGRKENMNWVKDWYARNTNPDAETGTIHDVIKGADVFFGLSAQGIIDEKDLANMAKDPIIFAMANPTPEIMPEDAAGHVAVMATGRSDYPNQINNVLCFPGIFRGALNCRASRINEAMKLAAANAIADIIGPDELHPDYIIPSVFDRRVGEAVASKVEEAAYASGVARRLRSTADSEF, from the coding sequence ATGAACCACAAGCCAACACCGAACGCCAGTTACAGTCTTACCCTTCGCGTCAGAATACATAACCAACCGGGCAAACTCGGCGAGATCACGACCGCTATCGGAAAGGCCGGCGGCGATATCGAAGGCATTGACATTGTCAGCGTCGGGAGAGATTTCCTGATCCGCGACATTACTGTAAATGCGGCGAGCGAAACCCATGCGCAAGAAATTGTTAGTTTTGTCCGCGATATTGATGGTGTTGATGTCGTCAACGTAAGCGACCGCACGTTCCTGATGCACCTTGGCGGCAAGATCGAGGTCACGTCAAAGATGCCGCTGAAGACGCGCAGCGACCTTTCGATGGCCTATACGCCGGGAGTTGCTCGCATTTGCGAAGCGATCGCGAAAGACCCCGAGAAAGCCTTTAATCTTACGATCAAAAAGAATACGGTTGCGGTTGTTTCGGACGGAACCGCAGTTCTCGGCCTTGGTGATATCGGCCCGGCAGCAGCGATGCCGGTTATGGAAGGGAAGTGTCAGCTTTTCAAGGAATTTGGCGGGGTGGACGCATTTCCGATCTGTCTGAACACAAAAGATCCGCACGAGATCATCGAAACGATCAAAAATATCTCTGTCGCATTCGGCGGTATCAATCTCGAGGACATTTCTGCCCCTAGATGCTTTGAGATCGAGGAAAGATTAAAGGAGGAGCTTGATATTCCTGTGTTTCACGACGATCAACACGGAACGGCCGTCGTCGTTCTCGCTGCATTGATCAACGCGCTCAAGATCGTCGGCAAAAAGATGGAGGACATCAAGCTAGTTGTCAACGGTATAGGAGCTGCGGGAGTCGCCTGCTCTAAGATCGTCATGGCCGCGGGCGTAAAGAATATCATCGGCTGCGACACGACAGGTGCGATCTATCCGGGCCGCAAGGAAAATATGAATTGGGTCAAAGATTGGTACGCCCGCAATACCAATCCTGATGCCGAAACCGGCACGATCCACGACGTGATCAAAGGAGCAGATGTGTTTTTCGGTCTTTCGGCCCAGGGCATTATCGACGAAAAAGACCTCGCCAATATGGCAAAAGACCCGATCATTTTCGCGATGGCGAACCCAACCCCGGAGATCATGCCTGAAGACGCTGCGGGCCACGTCGCAGTCATGGCGACGGGACGCAGTGATTATCCAAACCAGATCAACAACGTTCTCTGCTTTCCCGGTATATTTCGCGGAGCCCTAAATTGCCGTGCCTCACGAATCAATGAAGCAATGAAACTCGCCGCGGCAAATGCGATCGCCGATATAATCGGCCCCGACGAACTCCATCCCGATTACATCATTCCATCAGTATTCGACCGACGGGTCGGTGAAGCTGTAGCGTCAAAGGTCGAAGAAGCTGCGTACGCTTCGGGCGTTGCTCGCCGGCTTCGATCGACTGCGGACTCGGAATTTTAG
- a CDS encoding hemolysin III family protein, which translates to MIKAKLKVLPIEELANTITHGFGLMLSVIGLAVLVVLAGLNGDRWSLFSCVVYGLSLVVLYAASTFYHSATSHRAKKNLQVVDHCCIYLLIAGSYTPFGMVIIDDPLGRSLMAGIWGFAAVGILVKLLIRDRFPAINVISYLLMGWLGVFAVQPLFNALGLMPVALTIAGGVAYSLGVVFFPWTSIKHHHAIFHVFILLGSIIHYAAVVLYVVPHSFGL; encoded by the coding sequence GTGATCAAAGCAAAGCTCAAAGTTTTACCGATCGAAGAACTGGCGAACACCATCACACATGGCTTCGGGCTTATGTTGAGCGTGATCGGTCTCGCCGTGCTGGTAGTTTTGGCTGGATTGAACGGCGACAGATGGTCGTTATTTAGCTGCGTGGTATATGGGTTGTCGCTCGTGGTGCTTTATGCAGCTTCGACGTTTTATCACAGTGCCACGTCCCATCGAGCTAAAAAAAATCTCCAGGTTGTAGATCATTGCTGTATTTATCTGCTCATCGCGGGCAGCTATACTCCGTTTGGAATGGTGATCATTGACGATCCGCTGGGAAGGTCCCTGATGGCAGGAATTTGGGGCTTTGCGGCAGTTGGTATCTTAGTAAAACTCTTGATACGCGACCGTTTCCCTGCAATAAACGTCATCTCGTATCTGCTAATGGGATGGCTAGGTGTGTTCGCTGTGCAACCGCTATTTAACGCTCTGGGGTTGATGCCGGTTGCACTGACGATCGCCGGCGGAGTTGCTTATTCGCTTGGCGTTGTTTTCTTTCCGTGGACGAGCATCAAACACCATCATGCCATCTTTCACGTATTTATCCTGCTCGGCAGCATCATACATTATGCGGCGGTTGTTCTCTACGTCGTTCCGCATTCGTTCGGATTGTAG
- a CDS encoding DUF72 domain-containing protein encodes MEQNIKIGTCGFGRSKRPEYVASLPVVEIQHTFYDPPQIKTLEKWRAEVPDDFEFTLKAWQMITHESSSPTYRRLKRPLTEKETEEAGFFKPTDTVREALELTIECAKALRARTILFQCPAKFQPLPENILNLKQFFSNIDRGGLNFAWEPRGKLWEDDVIKEVCDEASLWHCVDPFSRQTVTPDRCYYRLHGIPRWRYTYEDDELMELVSLLPKKRLSYVFFNNITMKEDAGRFQRMLHEVRD; translated from the coding sequence GTGGAACAGAATATAAAGATCGGAACGTGCGGATTCGGCCGTTCTAAACGGCCCGAATATGTCGCTTCTCTCCCGGTGGTCGAGATCCAGCATACGTTTTATGATCCGCCTCAGATCAAAACCCTCGAAAAATGGAGGGCCGAGGTCCCTGACGATTTCGAATTCACATTAAAGGCGTGGCAAATGATCACTCATGAATCGAGCAGCCCGACCTATCGACGCCTAAAACGCCCGCTAACGGAAAAAGAAACGGAAGAAGCCGGATTCTTTAAACCAACAGACACCGTCAGAGAAGCTCTCGAATTGACTATCGAATGTGCAAAAGCTCTTAGGGCCCGAACGATCTTGTTCCAGTGTCCGGCCAAATTTCAGCCTTTGCCGGAAAACATACTTAATCTCAAGCAGTTCTTTTCCAATATTGACCGCGGCGGGCTAAATTTCGCTTGGGAACCGCGTGGAAAATTATGGGAGGACGATGTTATAAAAGAAGTCTGCGACGAGGCCAGCCTTTGGCACTGCGTCGATCCTTTTTCACGTCAAACGGTCACTCCGGATCGTTGCTACTACCGTCTCCACGGCATTCCACGCTGGCGATATACGTACGAAGACGACGAGCTGATGGAACTCGTTTCGCTACTGCCAAAAAAGCGACTTTCCTACGTGTTTTTTAACAATATTACGATGAAAGAGGATGCGGGGAGATTTCAGAGGATGCTTCATGAGGTTCGAGACTAG
- a CDS encoding response regulator transcription factor: MNILLVEDEEGLIITLTDRLRSEGFDVTSANDGKLGFEAALAGHFDLIILDVMLPKKNGYDVCRDLRQKGINTPILMLTAKGETIDKVLGLKLGADDYLTKPFEVIELLARVEALLRRSPHQTNGATAESFRFGNIAIDFKRAEVTKHNERLDLSAMEFKLLQYLIENRGDVHSRDQLLDAVWGYDAMPTTRTVDVHVAWLRQKIEENPRHPHYIQTVHGMGYKFMA; the protein is encoded by the coding sequence ATGAACATCCTTTTGGTCGAAGATGAAGAAGGTCTGATCATCACGCTGACCGACCGTCTGCGGAGTGAGGGTTTCGACGTGACCTCCGCGAACGACGGGAAATTAGGATTCGAAGCAGCCCTCGCGGGACATTTTGATCTGATAATTCTTGATGTGATGCTGCCGAAGAAAAACGGCTATGACGTCTGCCGCGATCTCCGGCAAAAGGGCATAAATACGCCAATCCTGATGCTAACAGCAAAGGGCGAGACCATCGACAAGGTATTAGGTTTAAAACTCGGAGCCGACGATTATCTGACCAAACCGTTCGAAGTGATCGAGTTGCTCGCCCGCGTTGAGGCTTTGCTCAGGCGTTCACCGCATCAGACCAATGGTGCGACCGCTGAGTCATTTAGATTTGGAAATATCGCGATCGATTTCAAACGAGCGGAAGTTACAAAACACAACGAACGTCTCGATCTCTCGGCGATGGAATTCAAACTGCTTCAGTATCTTATCGAAAATCGTGGCGACGTCCATTCACGCGACCAGCTATTAGACGCCGTCTGGGGCTACGACGCAATGCCGACTACGCGAACGGTCGATGTCCACGTCGCATGGCTGCGGCAGAAGATTGAAGAAAACCCGAGGCATCCGCACTATATTCAGACCGTACACGGCATGGGCTACAAGTTCATGGCCTAG
- a CDS encoding HAMP domain-containing histidine kinase yields the protein MRRSWVTYLLVAGLLMLLAILGVLQYRGLTQINRTESEKAHQRVQEQADRFAMDFNREMQNAYFNFQTDAESWKSKNWAPFNERLDYWREKTTYPELIDDFYFFEADPQSPPLKYDKATRAFVPAESTPDLTVIRTRISDEKSFRPVFDDIYTLALPIHSVGPKMERIVIRPANGPAHERMTMPPRYGFLAIRLNEKTIRERVLPDLAAKYFGDGEYRVAVGDKAGNNVFQSINGENRDASAPLLNLAPENFIQFTNKNILSAIDSERKVARSDVMVSSRLETTTLVAGQPLESKPETFQIEVKKDGKPKTAVFTRTSADGGSDSPWTLVVQHSSGSLDAYLASTLRQNLAMGFGILALLAAAVIAIIFSAHRAKMLAQRQVDFVSSVSHEFRTPLAVIYSAGENLADGVAKEDGQVSRYGDLIKGEGKKLSGMVEQILDFAGANSGRKQYNFVQTNIADVVDDALAECNSLLEGKEIKVETDIAETLPAIRGDRSALSGAIQNLIVNSVKYGNGANWLRVSAENGGGNVKISVEDRGIGISKSDLRQIFEPFYRSKTVVDAQIHGNGLGLSLVRQIAKAHGGCVYATSEVGIGSRFTLEIPANGN from the coding sequence ATGAGACGATCGTGGGTCACATATCTTTTGGTTGCGGGGCTGCTGATGCTGCTCGCGATATTAGGTGTGCTGCAATACCGCGGACTGACGCAGATCAACCGGACCGAGAGCGAAAAAGCACATCAACGCGTTCAGGAACAAGCAGATCGATTCGCGATGGACTTTAACCGCGAGATGCAGAATGCGTATTTCAATTTTCAAACGGACGCTGAAAGTTGGAAATCAAAAAACTGGGCTCCCTTTAACGAACGGCTCGATTATTGGCGGGAAAAGACGACGTATCCTGAGCTTATCGATGATTTTTATTTTTTCGAGGCAGATCCGCAATCCCCGCCGCTAAAATATGACAAGGCAACGCGGGCCTTTGTTCCGGCCGAATCTACGCCCGACCTGACGGTGATCCGAACACGAATTTCCGACGAAAAGAGTTTCCGTCCGGTCTTTGACGACATTTATACTCTCGCTTTGCCGATACACAGCGTCGGACCAAAGATGGAGCGGATCGTGATCCGTCCAGCCAACGGGCCTGCTCATGAGCGAATGACAATGCCGCCTCGATATGGCTTTCTCGCGATCAGGCTGAATGAAAAAACTATTAGGGAACGCGTCCTTCCTGATCTCGCGGCGAAGTATTTTGGAGACGGCGAGTACCGCGTTGCTGTGGGCGACAAGGCCGGAAACAATGTCTTTCAATCCATAAACGGAGAGAACCGCGACGCAAGCGCTCCGCTCTTAAATCTCGCGCCGGAAAATTTCATCCAATTTACAAATAAAAATATCCTCTCAGCTATCGACAGCGAACGCAAAGTAGCTCGAAGCGACGTGATGGTAAGTTCGCGGCTTGAAACGACAACACTCGTCGCCGGGCAACCGCTCGAATCCAAGCCCGAGACGTTCCAGATCGAAGTCAAAAAAGACGGCAAGCCGAAAACGGCTGTGTTTACCCGCACGTCGGCTGACGGCGGCAGCGATTCGCCATGGACGTTAGTGGTCCAACATTCGTCAGGCTCTCTCGATGCGTATTTGGCCTCGACGCTGAGGCAGAACCTGGCCATGGGATTCGGCATTTTGGCGTTACTTGCAGCTGCGGTTATTGCGATCATCTTTTCGGCTCACAGGGCAAAAATGCTGGCTCAGAGGCAGGTTGATTTTGTTTCTTCGGTTTCACACGAATTTCGTACGCCGCTCGCTGTGATCTACTCCGCCGGCGAGAACCTCGCCGACGGAGTAGCAAAAGAAGACGGCCAGGTTTCGCGTTATGGCGATCTGATCAAGGGCGAAGGCAAAAAGCTGTCGGGAATGGTCGAGCAGATACTCGATTTTGCCGGAGCGAACTCGGGACGCAAGCAATACAATTTTGTCCAAACAAATATCGCCGATGTCGTCGATGACGCTCTCGCGGAGTGCAATTCCCTGCTCGAAGGCAAAGAGATCAAGGTCGAGACTGACATCGCAGAGACGTTGCCGGCGATAAGAGGCGACCGCTCGGCTCTCAGTGGTGCGATCCAGAATCTGATCGTTAATTCAGTCAAATATGGCAACGGTGCGAATTGGCTTCGAGTTTCTGCCGAGAATGGCGGCGGCAATGTAAAGATCTCGGTCGAAGATCGCGGCATCGGCATTTCAAAGAGCGATCTGCGGCAGATATTCGAGCCATTCTATCGTTCCAAAACCGTCGTTGACGCCCAGATCCACGGGAATGGGCTTGGGCTGTCGCTCGTTCGGCAGATCGCAAAAGCGCATGGCGGGTGTGTGTACGCAACGAGCGAGGTTGGGATAGGAAGTAGGTTCACCCTCGAGATTCCGGCAAATGGCAATTAG
- a CDS encoding NAD(P)-binding domain-containing protein, producing MPDPILDLIIIGAGPAGISAAYEAKQCGLSYVVIEKGLIGNTIYNYPVGLTVFSTVNELEINEGELKPAREKPTREELLSYYVRFVLEHDLNIKTEESVTNVTDITNGVQDAFWVETSKYSYIGLNVLFAIGSMDYPRKLNVNGEDLPKVYDHFRETYPWVKKRALIVGGGNSAGEAALFLAQEGADTTLAIFRGDWENNDPKQGCIKYWVKQPLENELKENCLKLFFLGKVIEIREDEVELESENGDRVILPNDVVFVLIGSDADLSMMKGLGVETTQGKGGEVPVYDPETFETNVPGIYVAGHFTNHRHIKGAIDAPKSLIPLLKQKLTVKNSKNAK from the coding sequence ATGCCAGATCCAATTTTAGACCTGATCATCATCGGAGCCGGCCCCGCCGGGATTTCGGCGGCGTACGAAGCCAAGCAGTGTGGGCTGAGCTATGTCGTGATCGAGAAAGGCTTGATCGGGAATACGATCTATAACTATCCGGTCGGGCTGACCGTTTTTTCGACCGTAAATGAACTTGAGATCAACGAAGGCGAATTGAAACCGGCAAGGGAGAAGCCGACGCGTGAGGAACTGCTGTCGTACTATGTTCGCTTTGTGCTTGAACATGACCTAAATATCAAGACCGAAGAATCCGTAACCAATGTCACTGATATTACAAACGGGGTACAAGACGCTTTTTGGGTCGAAACATCCAAATATTCTTACATTGGCCTAAATGTGCTATTTGCAATTGGCTCAATGGATTACCCGCGGAAACTTAATGTAAACGGCGAAGATCTTCCTAAGGTCTACGATCATTTTCGCGAGACATATCCGTGGGTGAAAAAGCGGGCATTGATCGTCGGCGGCGGCAATTCGGCGGGCGAAGCGGCGTTGTTTTTGGCCCAGGAAGGTGCCGACACGACGCTTGCGATCTTTCGCGGCGACTGGGAGAACAACGATCCGAAACAGGGCTGTATCAAATATTGGGTCAAACAACCGCTTGAGAATGAACTTAAAGAAAACTGTCTTAAGTTATTCTTTTTAGGCAAGGTTATCGAGATCCGTGAAGATGAAGTAGAACTTGAAAGCGAGAACGGCGACCGTGTCATCTTGCCGAATGATGTTGTCTTTGTGCTGATCGGTTCTGACGCAGATCTTTCGATGATGAAAGGCCTCGGTGTAGAAACTACACAGGGTAAAGGCGGCGAGGTTCCGGTTTACGATCCGGAAACCTTCGAAACAAACGTCCCCGGCATTTATGTTGCGGGCCATTTCACAAACCACCGCCACATCAAAGGAGCGATCGACGCCCCGAAGTCACTGATCCCGCTGCTTAAGCAAAAGTTAACCGTCAAAAACTCTAAAAATGCCAAATAG
- the hflX gene encoding GTPase HflX: MNIVHGFTRGLKHNQLRRIEKLGTRRVSADTVISPELARQMTELSHETGRQIGVLINRKGQIEYVMVGTAKGIELPDFGRARVSEDRFRGLRCVHTHLAGEKLTQDDLTDLALLRLDLMSIIQVDRKDGLPGLVYSAHLVPTAAESLEAEAQSLPYEFLEPNIPSQIDTDFTSLINSLEDEMARIRLTARNRQTGRDRAILVGVTTGDTDVAAESLAELRELSESADVVILDTIIQRRPQIDPKTVLGKGKLDELLIRSMRLGADILVFDTELSPAQVRSLSDATELKVIDRPQLILDIFAQRAQSREGKLQVELAQLKYLLPRLVIGQNSAFSRLAGGIGGRGPGETKLETDRRRVRDRIANLEKQVDNLGHQRQERRKKRVQKHLPIISLVGYTNAGKSTLLNSLTQSEVYAEKKMFATLDPTSRRLRLPYDQEVIINDTVGFIRDRPEALVSGFRATLEEIADSDLLVHVVDASHPRVTQQIASVVKIIGDLQFNEIPQLIVLNKSDLLERAEIASLTRQISLDTDARCVSISAIRRESLRPMIDAIGEMIVVPDSNFQGLSEESLAGAPG, encoded by the coding sequence ATCAATATCGTTCACGGATTCACACGCGGCCTTAAACACAACCAACTTCGACGGATCGAGAAATTGGGTACTCGTCGGGTTTCCGCTGATACCGTCATCTCGCCGGAATTGGCCCGTCAGATGACCGAGCTTTCGCACGAGACAGGCCGTCAGATCGGCGTGCTGATCAACCGCAAGGGCCAGATCGAATACGTCATGGTCGGTACGGCAAAGGGAATTGAGCTTCCCGATTTTGGACGTGCCCGCGTGTCCGAAGACCGCTTTCGCGGCCTAAGATGCGTTCACACGCATCTTGCCGGTGAAAAACTAACGCAGGACGATCTTACCGATCTCGCTTTGCTCCGGCTCGACCTGATGTCGATCATCCAGGTCGATCGAAAGGACGGCCTGCCGGGATTGGTATATTCCGCGCACCTTGTTCCGACCGCCGCCGAAAGCCTCGAGGCCGAAGCCCAGTCGCTTCCTTACGAATTCCTCGAACCAAACATCCCGTCGCAGATCGACACCGATTTCACCTCATTGATCAATTCACTCGAAGACGAGATGGCACGCATTCGTCTGACGGCGAGAAACCGGCAAACGGGCCGTGACCGCGCTATATTGGTCGGCGTAACGACCGGCGATACCGATGTCGCGGCCGAATCGCTTGCCGAACTAAGAGAGTTATCAGAATCAGCGGATGTCGTCATCCTCGACACCATCATCCAACGCCGACCGCAGATCGATCCGAAAACCGTGCTTGGAAAAGGTAAACTCGACGAACTGCTGATCCGCTCGATGCGTTTAGGAGCTGACATTCTAGTGTTTGATACTGAACTGAGTCCGGCACAGGTCAGATCTCTCAGCGACGCCACCGAACTAAAGGTGATCGACCGTCCGCAGTTGATCCTCGATATTTTTGCCCAACGGGCTCAGAGCCGCGAAGGCAAACTCCAGGTCGAACTTGCTCAGCTAAAGTATCTGCTGCCACGACTCGTGATCGGCCAAAATTCGGCGTTTTCGCGTCTAGCCGGCGGCATCGGCGGACGCGGGCCGGGCGAGACGAAGCTTGAGACTGATCGCCGCCGTGTTCGCGACCGCATTGCGAATCTCGAAAAGCAGGTCGATAATCTCGGACACCAGCGTCAGGAACGCAGGAAGAAACGCGTTCAGAAACATCTGCCGATCATCTCGCTGGTCGGTTACACCAACGCCGGGAAATCAACGCTGCTCAATTCATTGACGCAAAGCGAGGTCTATGCCGAAAAAAAGATGTTCGCGACGCTCGACCCGACTTCGCGGCGTTTGCGGCTGCCGTACGATCAGGAAGTGATCATAAACGATACCGTCGGGTTTATCCGCGACCGGCCCGAGGCGCTAGTTTCGGGATTCCGGGCGACGCTTGAGGAGATCGCCGACAGCGACCTTTTGGTGCATGTTGTCGACGCTTCGCACCCGCGAGTTACTCAGCAAATTGCATCGGTCGTCAAGATCATCGGCGACCTGCAATTTAACGAAATTCCGCAACTGATCGTATTGAATAAGTCGGACCTGCTCGAACGGGCTGAGATCGCGAGCTTGACGAGGCAAATTTCGCTTGACACCGACGCACGATGCGTGTCAATTTCAGCTATTCGCCGGGAATCTTTGCGTCCGATGATAGATGCGATCGGGGAAATGATAGTCGTGCCGGATTCGAATTTTCAGGGATTGAGCGAAGAATCTCTGGCAGGGGCACCTGGATAA